A stretch of DNA from Camelus ferus isolate YT-003-E chromosome 18, BCGSAC_Cfer_1.0, whole genome shotgun sequence:
ATTGCCCAGTGAGAGCTTGCACTCTAGAGCTAAGACTGATGAGAATACACCAAAAActgtaaaatcaaaatattaaacagaCAAACAGCACAAGTGCCTACAACAAATATACTTTCCAAGGTATCCAAAGGAACTAGAGATTGCAGCATATTTTCAGGTTTACAtaactgtatatttatttcacaTCCTCATCTTCCCCAGACTGTTAATACAAGGTAggatgccccctccccccaaaaactaAAACACCTGTAGTCTGATGGGCCGTGAAAAGATGGATAACGGTCATCTTGCTATCAGATCAGTAGCTCTTTCAATCTACAAAACTAGAACAGATGAGTATACACACTTCTCATGAAGATCATTGAGTTACCCTTTAAACAGATAGTCCGAGCAAAAACACCTTCCAACTGAAATCCTCTAGGCATAACAAGTTTAATGAACAATTTCAAAGAGACTCTTTATTCAGATAAACTATAACTTGCTTTGTATGCATATCCAGTGAGTTGGCAGATAACTTGGAGCAAAATCTGCAGTATCAGATTGCATGACCTGTTGCAGCTAACAGAATAATGCCACTTAATTATATGTAATCTCAGGAGTCAAAGACTTAAAACGGCATTTGCTATGAAATGTcacttgtttttagttttaactCCCTGAATTACTGGCTTAGTCATTTTCTATGTTAAATGGGGAGATGTAATAGACTATCACTTATTGCAACAAAGCTGTAAACAACACTATTTTGAGTCCGACTCCTtcaagaaaaacaattaaattccACCATTTCTTTAATTACAAAATGTAAACTGTTGACATCTAAATTCCATTGGAATGATGCTTTTCATCATCATGTTTTCATCAATGATGGCTGTTACAGAACCTGAAATCCCAGCAGCCCAGTAGTCACGTTAAGGACTTGTTTGATACACATTTTCATCACTGCATCAACAACCAAAACCAAGACATTTGGTCAAGAATTGATTTCTTTAGTACAGATTTTCCACCCTGCATAATGTGTCAACATCCATGGTGCAAAATGTAGCGAGCCAACTGTTTTTAACAATAAACTCCTGCACTGAGTGTTTCATCCCTGTATTAACTTTCACCCAAGTATTGATGAAAACTAACATGGTAGGCTAATGATATCTTTGGGTTGATGACCATCTGTGGAATGTATGTCTGTCAACACTgaacagaagggagaaaatgcCATAAACATAAAAACAGCACAGATCTCACTGATGGGCACTGACCTCTCCCTTCACCTCCTTGGACTAAAAGCAGCTTGAATTACATCTAGCAAATTACATCCAGTAAATGTATTTAGGTGGAAGTTCCCAGTAAAGCAACAGTTGAAAATATGCCTCTTTCACAGTAACTGACTcgggttttttttcctccacatacCAATCATTAACAATATTACACCAAAAAGGCATTTTAATTACATTCATGTATATATTAATGTCTccataaaagatatttttctacCCTCTTATGGAGGTTTGGCATAATCTTCCAAAATCTAGAACATAAACATGTAAAACTGAAGTTAATTGTGAAGGAAGCCTCAAAGGTGACTTCCTATATTGAATGCAGAACAGCATTTCTGGTGTAAATTCTCAACTTCCCCTGTATTTTCTTAGGAGCAAAGGAAAGAATGAGAGCTTCCATATTTCAGGTCAGCCCCATTCTGTCCAAGTACCTTCTACAGTTGTCTTCCCTACTTCCTTCTGCAGCAACTCTGCTACTGGGGGCCTCTTTCCTGGATTCATTCCCTACCCTGCAGCTCTTTAGTCAACTGAAACGTGGGAGCCCCTGTTATGTGCTGGTGGGAGGCACTGTGTCCGCTGCTCCCACCAAAGGCAGaagcaggagagcagagagaCAGTCTGTTCTGATGTTCAGCAAAGATCATTATATCCCAGAGCTGACTGATAAGAAACCTAACTGGAGATTATCTTTCTACACAACTCTAAGCCCCTTTCTGGAGACTTGCTGGAGAAAAACCTACAGGAGACCTCGCGTTTTTATTTAAGGCCCCGAAGCCCCGGCAGACTGGTGTCCTGTAACCTAAGAGTGGAGACATCCGAAACAAAGAGCCAAGTGTGACCTTGACATACAGAGCACAGGGCCTCAACTGTGGATCTGCAAACAAGGAGTTAAACAAGAAGGAGAAGTCAGGGAAAAGGAGTGGGTGAGCTGGGTCAGGGCTACTGGTTTCTGTTTCCCTTACCAACAGTATCTTCCTGCCTCTAACACGTGAGCTTGCAGCAGTAGCTGGCATCTTTCTGTACATTCAGTTCTCAGTCTGCTGTTCAGTAGAGAGACTACATCCTCCGGGTACCAGTTTCCACCCAATTAGTCCTAAAGCGGCCTGTTATTATTGCTCATGAGATTTTCCAGTGATAATCCCATTTTAGTAACTGCTATACTTTTATACTATTTAAACAGAATAAAACCATTCTCACATCCCAATCAAAAACCCCTTTCAATGCTGTTTTGCTGACGGGTACCCAATCAATTTTGCCTTAAAGAGAAATTCCTTATGAATGTATACTTACAAGATTCCTTGGTTCTTTAACATTAATAACCATtccatttaacaatattttgCTCCAGTATTTATATTTAACAGTACTATCTAAATACCTACATATTTTCAAGTACTTTGATTAAACTCTAACGATTTTCTATGTGTATCTCTCTTTGgatatgaggaagaaaaaaaattttttaaaccaaaactcAGCTAAGACTTTAAAGACTATACTCTGTAGAGTTTGCAATCTCTGATGATAGGGATGGAGTTTGAACTTGAAGTCCTGGAGAGAATACAAGGATAGTCCTTTCCTGTCAAATTTACTCTGACGATTAAATAATACACCTAACGCGTCCAGCGTGCTTACTAAACAACAGTCACTGTTACTTGTTGCAAGGCAGGCAATGTGCTTTGGTAGACACTTGGAGGCAAATCCTCTTAGAGAGAAGCAAGTACCTTTCCCTTGGTCAAGTCCAGACACCAGAAAGGGCTAGTCAGACTGCCAAAATCCCTTCCAAACACTTGAATCATAAAGGCCAGTGGCATCAGATCCGAGAAGAGGAACTCCACCGACACCAACAGCTATCTCGACACTAACTAGTCAACCTATTTGGGAACTCttcacctggcagggggaaaaagTTTCCAAACTGCTCCAGAAATTCACatgtaaaacaaaaatctcataCAAACATTACATTTAGATTGTTATAGcaaaaaaatagtataaaacagatataaaagtATTTACTTTCCTAGATCTGCAGAACTAGTAAACAATTAATACATTTTCCTTCTAAAACTTACTTAGAAACCATgtagacaaaattaaaagaactctAGCAATAccttcattttaatgaaaactgaattttttttgaagttctgCATCATGCTCCAGCTCACACAAATGGACTCTGAACAGTAACTGAGTTACCAAGTCAGAATTCTGGCTTCATTCACTAGCTGTGACATGGACTCTGCTTCCGAGACTCTAAAATAGAAATCATGGTGCCCAATCAAGGTTGTGGTGAAAATGAAATGCTTTCTTACATGGAATgtgtgtaaagtgcttagcacagtgcctggcacttacaCTGGGGTGACCATGCCCCAGTTTTCCGTTTAGATGCTGAAAAGCACAAACATTCATGAAAACTTGCTCTATTTACATGGCGTTTCTCAAATGGGTTCGCTCATGGGCAGTGAGATGTGTCTTCAACCTGAAATGTTTCCCACACACGGTACATTTTAAAGGGTTCTCTCCTGTGTGGCTCTTCCAGTGGCGGGCAGGCTCTGAGACCGAGAGGAAACTTTCCGCAGGCGTTTTGCACGTCTGGGCCTTTTCCCGTCTATGAGTGCTTTGATGGGAAAtaagctcagagagatgaagacaGGTCAGCGGACACTCGGGACATTTGAAGGGTTTGAATTTGGAGAATGAAAGCGCATTTCCCCCACAGTCGCTGCAGTGTTCAGCACTGTCCTCGTGGCCTTtctcagggagggcagggagtgcGGGCTGCAAAGAGCAATTCCTGCCCGGGCTGTGCAGATGTTGGGGGGCTGAAGCCTGCCTTTTCTCAGGCAGAGCGAGGTTTGTTTGCTGACCGAGATACTTCCCGTGGGCTTTTTTGGCAGCATGGGTCTTCTGATGCTGGGCCAGTCCCGGAAGCCACAGAAAACCTCTCCCACACCTGCCACAGGTGTAAGGTTTCTCCTTTCCGTGGACATTCATGTGCCGAGACAGGTGTGAGTGCTGGCGGAAGGTGCTGCTGCACTCAGCACATTTATaaggcttctccccagtgtggattcTCCTGTGTGTTCTCAGGTTGGCTCGGTGATTGAACATCTTCCCACAGTCCCCACAGTTATACTTTTTCTCTCCTGAATGCATTTTCTGATGCAGAACCAAGTATGAACTATCACTGAAGCTTTGGTTACACTCAGGACACTTGTATGAATTTGTGGCTTCTCCCCCAGGAAATTCAAGAATTTCAGAAAGTGTGCTGGTTCCTAAACACTGAGATAGCTCTACCAATGGGGTATGGTTTTCGATAGTAACTAAAAGACTTATGAGCCTTTTCTTGCAGGCAGAAGTTCCACCTGATATTTTCCTTTCGAGGTTTCCGACTCCATGCTCAGAGGATTTTTCTGGGCAATAGACAAGAGGAACAGCGATGGAGTATTTTTCTAAGGCAAGGTCTTCAAGTCCCATTGATTCGAGACTTAGCTGCTGATTAATCTCAATCTTGCCTTCACCtcgataaaaacaaaacaaagcaagacaatAAACACTCTCAAGTAGTACGGGGTAAAGAACAAGCTAAGGTAGTTACACAGAGGACCACGAAACTCTAGACGGTTTATCCTATTGGCCAGACCCTGCTAGGATGGCCAACAAAACTCAGGCCTTCAAAAAgcattcctttttaatattttccccaacATTCTCAATTTGTAAAGCCACTGTATCAGTCCAAAAGGGGTCTTTCCATCAAAGCAACAGCCCTAAGAATGCCCCAGCTCACTGCCTGGGAAGGgtttctggcctccaggacagtGTGCAGGAATCCAAACAGTACTCAGGGGTTTTGCTGATTCGAGGAGACAACATTCAAGGATGCCAAGGTGGCTAGAATTAGACAGCaaaacacagagaagaggcaGATGCCCAGGCACAGAGCTCTGGGCATCCAGGCTGGGTCCCCTTAAGACTCTAGCTGTGTACTCATCTGTAAGTGCATGTGAGGAAACTACCCCAGGCCAGGGAAAGACCCAccaaaaaggaacagaaagaacaaGCTACAGAGTTCACGTAATAGTTCAATAGTTCAATAGTTCAATAGTTCTTGTTCCTACCAGCCAAAGTGGAAAGACCCCCAACACACAGAGCATCAGGCAGTATCCTTAGAAAGACTTTGCCTTAGTAGCAGGCCACATCAGCCCTAGACTACAGTTAGCGCTGAACACACCCTAACAAAGCAACAAGCAAGCTTTAAAAGGATCATATTGATCCCAAGTAACTTAAATTAGCATCCCACACCAAAgtccaaaagtaattttaaaaatataacaaaagctAGCATCCAACAGAAAACTCACAACGTCCAACATCCAATCAAAAATCACCAGGCATGTAAGAGGCAGACAAATATGACCCATAACTAGGAGCAAAGTCAGTCAACAGAAGCAGACCCAGATATgacacagatgaagaaactagtAGAAAGAATGTTTGAAGAGCtattataaaaatgcttcatatgttcaagaaggtagaggaaactaacatggtaaagagaagtagaaaatataaaatgtgagtTATGAGAAAGCTCAAATAGTCAACCCTAGTCAAGGATAAAATCTACTTAGGCACAGGAACATTTCTATGTATAGTTCCTCTCAGGTGAGAAAGGCACAGTACTACCTTAAGAGtaaattaattttgaatctttagccaataataataattcatacTAATGGAGTTTCACAAGTAAAGTTATGAATTAACCataacaaatatttggaaagataACCAGGTACTGCCATGTCTTAGGCAAAAACCACAATCACAGTACTAGACAGGATTTGTGGCTTTTACGAGTCATTTCATCTTTTGAAAACTGctctctcttaaaaataaaataaaataaaataaaaattttaaaattaaaaaaaggctggtagacaaagacaaaaacttacaaggagcaagagaaaaatgactcatcaGATACAGGAGAACAATAATGTAATTAACAGGTGGCACCCCATCAGAAACAATGAGATGGGGGCGAGtgaaggaatttaaaacaaacaaacaaaatgctctCAAATAAGAATTCTATATTCAGTAAAACAGTCCTTCAGAAATGACAGTGAAAGAAAGTTATTTCCGGGAAAATACTGAGAGAACTTACTGCTGTCAGAAACATTTGATGAGAAATACTAAACGaaatttttctgaatgaaaagaaGTCGCACCAGCAAGTAAAAACCTGacttatttgaaaagaaataaagcatgttggaaattttaattatatgGTAAGtacaaaaaacttttaaaaaaatgctcttaTGCAAGTGCTTTTCATATCAACATAAATCACTCAGGGATGGGTCTCACTCCCCCATACCAACATGTGGATGAGATATGAAATCCTAATCCTAGAACTGACAAAAGTTCCaaaatgcaggaaaaacaaattgtCTTACCCATTAAGGCCTTATCCATGAAACACTCCTGTGCCATGTCTCTGCCGAGGGACCTCTGGGCAGGGTGCAGACTCACACACTCCTCTTGAGAAAAATACACAGCCAGGTCCTCAAACAGCACTGGTCCCTGAAGCAACATGAGAGCCAATCTCAGGACAAGAAGCCAGAAAGCCACCCCCTTAGTCAGTGTAGGAAGGCTGGGAAGAGCTAGCAACatcagagacaaaggagaaaagggctTGGTATAAAAGATCCTGCGTGCTGGGGAGTGGGTATCAATGGGTCCtaagggctgggggatggggatTGGGAAGGAGGGAATGAAAACGAATGTAACTTTGGAGGCAGAGGTTTAAGGACCAAAAGGGTAAATAAAGTGTGAGAAGTTCTAGAAGAAACTATTAGAAGAGAAAAGATGAGGGAATGACTCTCAGTGAGGGAAACCACTACATAGGGACTCTCTAAGGTAAAGGAGAAGACTAAGCAGCCCGGGAAGAATCATGAACGGGATGGAAGTTCCAGTGTTCTCCCAACATCCTTCCTTTTGCTGGTCCGTCTCCTTCCCCATGACACTCATTGCTAAGCTCACTGTAGCATCATATCCAGATCTATTCCTCCTTCCCTAAGTTTATCAGTCCTATAAATCAACAGAACTTGGACATGATTAAGAATCACTTGGGggttctgtttgtttctgtttagtCAACAGATGTGGAATGAAGCTTAGAAATTTGCAAGTTTGAGCAGCATGCCATGGAGACACTTAGGTACACTGTTACAGCCTTCTCCAACCGGCCTTGATCCCAGTTGGTGGTTCTTAGAGGAAGGCTCTGATAAGCCATTACTTCTACATGCCTGGTAGGAACATAGACAGCTTGGTGAAAGGGATATCTGGGGATCAGGAACCCTCGCATCATGATGGGTGAGGCCAGGCAGAGGCCAAAAAGGAGTGAACGGAACTTGGACCGAGAGAAGGGACCGGGTCTCACCTGAGCCCCGGTTGTAGGGAGTGTGGATGCCATCTCGGGGGGATGGAAATGCCTTCTTCAAGTCGCCACGAGGACTTCGGGACCGatctgggaggggagagaataaTCCTTGGAGGGACCAATTCGTTTGCAAAGCTCCTCCACGCACCCCTGGGCTCCCTCGCTTCCCCACCCTTTTTAAGATCTGAGCCGATGGCTTCTCTCCCTGGCCCAGCGTCGGAAAGGCCGACTCCCGGGCCAGCCAGGCCCCACTTACCGCTCCGAGACTAATGATCTCAGAAAGCCTCCCTCCACCCAGGAAGAAGCAGCAAAAAGCTACGCCCGACAGAGACTCGAGACTTACAGCAGCGACCACCGCTAGGCGCCACCGCTAGGCTCCCACGGTCCCATGCTCCCCTACGCGGGACCTGCCAGGAAAGCCGCCGGATGCTGCCCGCCGCCCAAGTTTTTACGCAGCCTTGTCCTGTGATTGGCCAGCGTGACGCCGGAGGGGGCAGGCCTTCTAGTGTGTTGACCAATAGAGTTCCTCAATAGAGGACACGCATGGCTCGCTGGGCATGCTGGGAGTTGTAGTTTTCCTTAGTTTTTCAAAACAAGTGTTTCCGAATCCGCTGCCTGGGTCTCCCCCGTAAACTCCTTGCCCGCCGACCCGATAAAGTGGAGCGTTAGGATTATCACAGAGGGATGTAATGtttcagggaaggaggaaagcaaGTAGACGGGGAGAATTCGGAACCAGAAAGGGTACGGTATTGAAATGGGGGTTCGGCCGGCAGTGCCCTGTGGGTCTGAAACTTGAGTCCCGCCAAGTGGCCAGGAGTGCGGGTCCCAGTCTTGCCCTGAGCAGTCCACTGTGTCTTGGGTGGACTTCGGGGCCGTGGAATGTAAACGAGTGTCTTCTGCGTGGACAAAGTTCTGGTCGGCGTAAGCAGGGTTGCTAGTCTCCGACCTCAAGTATTACGCCGGCATTGTGCCCGGCGACTGCAGCCCAACCGAGCCAGATCAGACTCAAAAGCCACAGCGGACCTCAAGCGGTAACGGAGCCGTCGGGTTGCTTCGCAGGACGTTGTATGCCTCCTAATATCTCTCATTCGACCTGCCCCATCGCCACATATTTTCTACTTTACTGGCACTAGGTGCCATGGTGTAGGGCTTTGGAATTAGGAAACAGCTCTTTCCCCAGCTCGGCCACTAATTGCTTGTCATTTTGGCCCCTATACAACtttgctttcctcatctgtgaagagCTGAGAATGCCTCCCCTCAAAGAGTAGTTTCAGAGAAGTTGTCAATTTACAAAGgtgtttgtttgaaaaaaaaaaaaaaacaaggatgaTATTTACCTTAATAGAAAATTCTGAGTATGAATATATTGTCTTATTCTAGTGACAGGCATGTTCCTATACCTAAAAGGTTAATCAAGGATTAGTTGCCTGGTTATTGAAACAGTATTATCAGAGCTGACAAAATAAGTAGTGGGATTTGGTGGAATTTCAGATAGGATAGtttcagctgcaagtaacagaaaacccaacAAAACATTCAAAAGTAGGGCAGTTACAGGTTAGTTAATGCAACATCTTAATGACACTGTCGTGGTCCCAATGCTTCCATATTTCTCCTCCACCATCCTAAGCATGTTGGGGAAGGCAGCAGTGGAATCCACATAATACAGACAAGCATTGAGTCATGTACCAATCCAAAACAGATCATCATCTAAAGTAAAAAGACTACCTACTGTAATTGGTTTTGGTCACCTCCAGGTGACCCATTCTCTCCTGACCATCTACCTGCACAAATTCGGGGCtcttttggaaaaggaaaagaaggaagtagGATAGATGGGTAACTCACAGAATCTGCCAGGAATGACATCTTGACAGCTAGAGCTGGGCCTTCGGGGAATGGGACACAAAAGAAGTATCTGGGGGATatgcaggaggaaggaaaaaggtgCTGAAAGGACAAGTGGAAAAATGATCA
This window harbors:
- the ZNF597 gene encoding zinc finger protein 597 isoform X2; its protein translation is MASTLPTTGAQGPVLFEDLAVYFSQEECVSLHPAQRSLGRDMAQECFMDKALMGKIEINQQLSLESMGLEDLALEKYSIAVPLVYCPEKSSEHGVGNLERKISGGTSACKKRLISLLVTIENHTPLVELSQCLGTSTLSEILEFPGGEATNSYKCPECNQSFSDSSYLVLHQKMHSGEKKYNCGDCGKMFNHRANLRTHRRIHTGEKPYKCAECSSTFRQHSHLSRHMNVHGKEKPYTCGRCGRGFLWLPGLAQHQKTHAAKKAHGKYLGQQTNLALPEKRQASAPQHLHSPGRNCSLQPALPALPEKGHEDSAEHCSDCGGNALSFSKFKPFKCPECPLTCLHLSELISHQSTHRREKAQTCKTPAESFLSVSEPARHWKSHTGENPLKCTVCGKHFRLKTHLTAHERTHLRNAM
- the ZNF597 gene encoding zinc finger protein 597 isoform X1; translation: MASTLPTTGAQGPVLFEDLAVYFSQEECVSLHPAQRSLGRDMAQECFMDKALMGEGKIEINQQLSLESMGLEDLALEKYSIAVPLVYCPEKSSEHGVGNLERKISGGTSACKKRLISLLVTIENHTPLVELSQCLGTSTLSEILEFPGGEATNSYKCPECNQSFSDSSYLVLHQKMHSGEKKYNCGDCGKMFNHRANLRTHRRIHTGEKPYKCAECSSTFRQHSHLSRHMNVHGKEKPYTCGRCGRGFLWLPGLAQHQKTHAAKKAHGKYLGQQTNLALPEKRQASAPQHLHSPGRNCSLQPALPALPEKGHEDSAEHCSDCGGNALSFSKFKPFKCPECPLTCLHLSELISHQSTHRREKAQTCKTPAESFLSVSEPARHWKSHTGENPLKCTVCGKHFRLKTHLTAHERTHLRNAM